A genomic window from Silene latifolia isolate original U9 population chromosome 11, ASM4854445v1, whole genome shotgun sequence includes:
- the LOC141610724 gene encoding leucine-rich repeat receptor protein kinase HPCA1-like isoform X2, with the protein MTLRCRLAVAVLLALKEFWKNVPPSWNRVNDPCGSHWEGIECKGSRVISITLSSMGLIGTLSGDIQGLSELQTLDLSYNKGLSGRLPPAIGKLSKLTNLILAGCNFNGELPDTIGSLSRLTFLSLNSNGFSGAIPHTIGNLTKLYWLDLASNKLTGTIPISNETASGLDMLVNTKHFHFGKNQLSGEITPQLFNENMTMLHLLLDNNQFSGNIPTTLSLVKTLEVIRFDWNSLSGSVPSSINNSLTILSDMLLSNNQLTGPIPDLAGMSLLTYLDMSNNSFEVSDVPEWFTALPSLTTLMMERCHIQGTIPAALFRLPHLERVVLKNNDITGVLDLGAVQSSQLQLVDLQNNNISAHTQRPGDKSLQLIGTLTFRAPQLRTVHFSC; encoded by the exons ATGACCCTTCGTTGCAGGCTTGCAG TTGCGGTGTTATTGGCTTTGAAGGAATTTTGGAAAAATGTTCCACCTTCTTGGAATCGCGTAAATGATCCTTGCGGAAGCCATTGGGAGGGAATCGAATGCAAAGGTTCccgcgtgatttctat AACGCTATCGAGTATGGGGTTGATTGGTACATTGTCAGGTGATATTCAAGGACTATCTGAACTTCAGACTCT AGACCTCTCCTATAATAAAGGGTTGTCAGGACGTCTCCCTCCGGCGATTGGAAAATTATCTAAGCTCACCAACTT GATCCTAGCTGGCTGTAATTTTAATGGCGAGCTTCCAGACACTATTGGATCTCTATCAAGGCTCACTTTTCT ATCATTGAATTCTAACGGTTTCAGCGGGGCGATCCCGCACACAATAGGCAACCTAACAAAGCTTTACTGGTTGGACCTTGCTTCGAACAAGCTCACCGGAACCATCCCCATCTCAAACGAGACTGCCTCGGGCCTAGATATGTTGGTTAATACCAAGCATTT CCACTTTGGAAAAAATCAACTCTCCGGTGAAATTACGCCTCAGCTGTTCAACGAAAACATGACTATGCTTCATTT GCTCTTGGATAACAATCAGTTTAGTGGAAACATCCCAACAACATTAAGTCTGGTGAAAACATTGGAGGTGAT ACGATTCGATTGGAATTCTTTAAGCGGGTCTGTGCCTTCAAGCATCAACAACAGTCTTACTATTCTAAGTGACAT GCTTTTGTCCAACAATCAACTTACTGGCCCGATACCAGATCTTGCTGGCATGAGTCTGCTCACTTACTT GGACATGAGCAACAATAGCTTTGAAGTTTCGGATGTACCAGAATGGTTCACTGCGTTGCCGTCCTTGACAACACT AATGATGGAGCGATGTCATATTCAAGGAACAATCCCTGCAGCATTATTCCGCCTTCCTCACCTAGAGAGAGT GGTATTGAAGAACAACGACATTACTGGCGTACTGGACCTTGGTGCGGTGCAGAGCTCACAACTTCAGCTTGTTGATTTACAGAACAACAATATTTCTGCTCATACTCAGAGGCCTGGAGATAAAAGTCTCCAACTAAT CGGAACTCTTACTTTTCGAGCACCTCAATTAAGGACCGTTCACTTTTCTTGCTGA
- the LOC141610724 gene encoding leucine-rich repeat receptor protein kinase HPCA1-like isoform X5 — protein MTLRCRLAVAVLLALKEFWKNVPPSWNRVNDPCGSHWEGIECKGSRVISITLSSMGLIGTLSGDIQGLSELQTLDLSYNKGLSGRLPPAIGKLSKLTNLILAGCNFNGELPDTIGSLSRLTFLHFGKNQLSGEITPQLFNENMTMLHLLLDNNQFSGNIPTTLSLVKTLEVIRFDWNSLSGSVPSSINNSLTILSDMLLSNNQLTGPIPDLAGMSLLTYLDMSNNSFEVSDVPEWFTALPSLTTLMMERCHIQGTIPAALFRLPHLERVVLKNNDITGVLDLGAVQSSQLQLVDLQNNNISAHTQRPGDKSLQLIPIHHTQHLETVHPSPVLQIKLSAPAAIVHILTAELLLFEHLN, from the exons ATGACCCTTCGTTGCAGGCTTGCAG TTGCGGTGTTATTGGCTTTGAAGGAATTTTGGAAAAATGTTCCACCTTCTTGGAATCGCGTAAATGATCCTTGCGGAAGCCATTGGGAGGGAATCGAATGCAAAGGTTCccgcgtgatttctat AACGCTATCGAGTATGGGGTTGATTGGTACATTGTCAGGTGATATTCAAGGACTATCTGAACTTCAGACTCT AGACCTCTCCTATAATAAAGGGTTGTCAGGACGTCTCCCTCCGGCGATTGGAAAATTATCTAAGCTCACCAACTT GATCCTAGCTGGCTGTAATTTTAATGGCGAGCTTCCAGACACTATTGGATCTCTATCAAGGCTCACTTTTCT CCACTTTGGAAAAAATCAACTCTCCGGTGAAATTACGCCTCAGCTGTTCAACGAAAACATGACTATGCTTCATTT GCTCTTGGATAACAATCAGTTTAGTGGAAACATCCCAACAACATTAAGTCTGGTGAAAACATTGGAGGTGAT ACGATTCGATTGGAATTCTTTAAGCGGGTCTGTGCCTTCAAGCATCAACAACAGTCTTACTATTCTAAGTGACAT GCTTTTGTCCAACAATCAACTTACTGGCCCGATACCAGATCTTGCTGGCATGAGTCTGCTCACTTACTT GGACATGAGCAACAATAGCTTTGAAGTTTCGGATGTACCAGAATGGTTCACTGCGTTGCCGTCCTTGACAACACT AATGATGGAGCGATGTCATATTCAAGGAACAATCCCTGCAGCATTATTCCGCCTTCCTCACCTAGAGAGAGT GGTATTGAAGAACAACGACATTACTGGCGTACTGGACCTTGGTGCGGTGCAGAGCTCACAACTTCAGCTTGTTGATTTACAGAACAACAATATTTCTGCTCATACTCAGAGGCCTGGAGATAAAAGTCTCCAACTAAT TCCAATCCATCATACACAACACCTCGAAACTGTGCACCCGTCTCCTGTCCTTCAAATAAAGCTCTCAGCCCCAGCTGCCATTGTTCATATCCTTACAGCGGAACTCTTACTTTTCGAGCACCTCAATTAA
- the LOC141610724 gene encoding leucine-rich repeat receptor protein kinase HPCA1-like isoform X1 yields the protein MTLRCRLAVAVLLALKEFWKNVPPSWNRVNDPCGSHWEGIECKGSRVISITLSSMGLIGTLSGDIQGLSELQTLDLSYNKGLSGRLPPAIGKLSKLTNLILAGCNFNGELPDTIGSLSRLTFLSLNSNGFSGAIPHTIGNLTKLYWLDLASNKLTGTIPISNETASGLDMLVNTKHFHFGKNQLSGEITPQLFNENMTMLHLLLDNNQFSGNIPTTLSLVKTLEVIRFDWNSLSGSVPSSINNSLTILSDMLLSNNQLTGPIPDLAGMSLLTYLDMSNNSFEVSDVPEWFTALPSLTTLMMERCHIQGTIPAALFRLPHLERVVLKNNDITGVLDLGAVQSSQLQLVDLQNNNISAHTQRPGDKSLQLIPIHHTQHLETVHPSPVLQIKLSAPAAIVHILTAELLLFEHLN from the exons ATGACCCTTCGTTGCAGGCTTGCAG TTGCGGTGTTATTGGCTTTGAAGGAATTTTGGAAAAATGTTCCACCTTCTTGGAATCGCGTAAATGATCCTTGCGGAAGCCATTGGGAGGGAATCGAATGCAAAGGTTCccgcgtgatttctat AACGCTATCGAGTATGGGGTTGATTGGTACATTGTCAGGTGATATTCAAGGACTATCTGAACTTCAGACTCT AGACCTCTCCTATAATAAAGGGTTGTCAGGACGTCTCCCTCCGGCGATTGGAAAATTATCTAAGCTCACCAACTT GATCCTAGCTGGCTGTAATTTTAATGGCGAGCTTCCAGACACTATTGGATCTCTATCAAGGCTCACTTTTCT ATCATTGAATTCTAACGGTTTCAGCGGGGCGATCCCGCACACAATAGGCAACCTAACAAAGCTTTACTGGTTGGACCTTGCTTCGAACAAGCTCACCGGAACCATCCCCATCTCAAACGAGACTGCCTCGGGCCTAGATATGTTGGTTAATACCAAGCATTT CCACTTTGGAAAAAATCAACTCTCCGGTGAAATTACGCCTCAGCTGTTCAACGAAAACATGACTATGCTTCATTT GCTCTTGGATAACAATCAGTTTAGTGGAAACATCCCAACAACATTAAGTCTGGTGAAAACATTGGAGGTGAT ACGATTCGATTGGAATTCTTTAAGCGGGTCTGTGCCTTCAAGCATCAACAACAGTCTTACTATTCTAAGTGACAT GCTTTTGTCCAACAATCAACTTACTGGCCCGATACCAGATCTTGCTGGCATGAGTCTGCTCACTTACTT GGACATGAGCAACAATAGCTTTGAAGTTTCGGATGTACCAGAATGGTTCACTGCGTTGCCGTCCTTGACAACACT AATGATGGAGCGATGTCATATTCAAGGAACAATCCCTGCAGCATTATTCCGCCTTCCTCACCTAGAGAGAGT GGTATTGAAGAACAACGACATTACTGGCGTACTGGACCTTGGTGCGGTGCAGAGCTCACAACTTCAGCTTGTTGATTTACAGAACAACAATATTTCTGCTCATACTCAGAGGCCTGGAGATAAAAGTCTCCAACTAAT TCCAATCCATCATACACAACACCTCGAAACTGTGCACCCGTCTCCTGTCCTTCAAATAAAGCTCTCAGCCCCAGCTGCCATTGTTCATATCCTTACAGCGGAACTCTTACTTTTCGAGCACCTCAATTAA
- the LOC141610724 gene encoding leucine-rich repeat receptor protein kinase HPCA1-like isoform X4, with the protein MQRFPRDFYNAIEYGVDWYIVRDLSYNKGLSGRLPPAIGKLSKLTNLILAGCNFNGELPDTIGSLSRLTFLSLNSNGFSGAIPHTIGNLTKLYWLDLASNKLTGTIPISNETASGLDMLVNTKHFHFGKNQLSGEITPQLFNENMTMLHLLLDNNQFSGNIPTTLSLVKTLEVIRFDWNSLSGSVPSSINNSLTILSDMLLSNNQLTGPIPDLAGMSLLTYLDMSNNSFEVSDVPEWFTALPSLTTLMMERCHIQGTIPAALFRLPHLERVVLKNNDITGVLDLGAVQSSQLQLVDLQNNNISAHTQRPGDKSLQLIPIHHTQHLETVHPSPVLQIKLSAPAAIVHILTAELLLFEHLN; encoded by the exons ATGCAAAGGTTCccgcgtgatttctat AACGCTATCGAGTATGGGGTTGATTGGTACATTGTCAG AGACCTCTCCTATAATAAAGGGTTGTCAGGACGTCTCCCTCCGGCGATTGGAAAATTATCTAAGCTCACCAACTT GATCCTAGCTGGCTGTAATTTTAATGGCGAGCTTCCAGACACTATTGGATCTCTATCAAGGCTCACTTTTCT ATCATTGAATTCTAACGGTTTCAGCGGGGCGATCCCGCACACAATAGGCAACCTAACAAAGCTTTACTGGTTGGACCTTGCTTCGAACAAGCTCACCGGAACCATCCCCATCTCAAACGAGACTGCCTCGGGCCTAGATATGTTGGTTAATACCAAGCATTT CCACTTTGGAAAAAATCAACTCTCCGGTGAAATTACGCCTCAGCTGTTCAACGAAAACATGACTATGCTTCATTT GCTCTTGGATAACAATCAGTTTAGTGGAAACATCCCAACAACATTAAGTCTGGTGAAAACATTGGAGGTGAT ACGATTCGATTGGAATTCTTTAAGCGGGTCTGTGCCTTCAAGCATCAACAACAGTCTTACTATTCTAAGTGACAT GCTTTTGTCCAACAATCAACTTACTGGCCCGATACCAGATCTTGCTGGCATGAGTCTGCTCACTTACTT GGACATGAGCAACAATAGCTTTGAAGTTTCGGATGTACCAGAATGGTTCACTGCGTTGCCGTCCTTGACAACACT AATGATGGAGCGATGTCATATTCAAGGAACAATCCCTGCAGCATTATTCCGCCTTCCTCACCTAGAGAGAGT GGTATTGAAGAACAACGACATTACTGGCGTACTGGACCTTGGTGCGGTGCAGAGCTCACAACTTCAGCTTGTTGATTTACAGAACAACAATATTTCTGCTCATACTCAGAGGCCTGGAGATAAAAGTCTCCAACTAAT TCCAATCCATCATACACAACACCTCGAAACTGTGCACCCGTCTCCTGTCCTTCAAATAAAGCTCTCAGCCCCAGCTGCCATTGTTCATATCCTTACAGCGGAACTCTTACTTTTCGAGCACCTCAATTAA
- the LOC141610724 gene encoding leucine-rich repeat receptor protein kinase HPCA1-like isoform X3 produces MTLRCRLAVAVLLALKEFWKNVPPSWNRVNDPCGSHWEGIECKGSRVISITLSSMGLIGTLSGDIQGLSELQTLDLSYNKGLSGRLPPAIGKLSKLTNLILAGCNFNGELPDTIGSLSRLTFLSLNSNGFSGAIPHTIGNLTKLYWLDLASNKLTGTIPISNETASGLDMLVNTKHFHFGKNQLSGEITPQLFNENMTMLHLLLDNNQFSGNIPTTLSLVKTLEVIRFDWNSLSGSVPSSINNSLTILSDMLLSNNQLTGPIPDLAGMSLLTYLDMSNNSFEVSDVPEWFTALPSLTTLMMERCHIQGTIPAALFRLPHLERVVLKNNDITGVLDLGAVQSSQLQLVDLQNNNISAHTQRPGDKSLQLIHAYRPK; encoded by the exons ATGACCCTTCGTTGCAGGCTTGCAG TTGCGGTGTTATTGGCTTTGAAGGAATTTTGGAAAAATGTTCCACCTTCTTGGAATCGCGTAAATGATCCTTGCGGAAGCCATTGGGAGGGAATCGAATGCAAAGGTTCccgcgtgatttctat AACGCTATCGAGTATGGGGTTGATTGGTACATTGTCAGGTGATATTCAAGGACTATCTGAACTTCAGACTCT AGACCTCTCCTATAATAAAGGGTTGTCAGGACGTCTCCCTCCGGCGATTGGAAAATTATCTAAGCTCACCAACTT GATCCTAGCTGGCTGTAATTTTAATGGCGAGCTTCCAGACACTATTGGATCTCTATCAAGGCTCACTTTTCT ATCATTGAATTCTAACGGTTTCAGCGGGGCGATCCCGCACACAATAGGCAACCTAACAAAGCTTTACTGGTTGGACCTTGCTTCGAACAAGCTCACCGGAACCATCCCCATCTCAAACGAGACTGCCTCGGGCCTAGATATGTTGGTTAATACCAAGCATTT CCACTTTGGAAAAAATCAACTCTCCGGTGAAATTACGCCTCAGCTGTTCAACGAAAACATGACTATGCTTCATTT GCTCTTGGATAACAATCAGTTTAGTGGAAACATCCCAACAACATTAAGTCTGGTGAAAACATTGGAGGTGAT ACGATTCGATTGGAATTCTTTAAGCGGGTCTGTGCCTTCAAGCATCAACAACAGTCTTACTATTCTAAGTGACAT GCTTTTGTCCAACAATCAACTTACTGGCCCGATACCAGATCTTGCTGGCATGAGTCTGCTCACTTACTT GGACATGAGCAACAATAGCTTTGAAGTTTCGGATGTACCAGAATGGTTCACTGCGTTGCCGTCCTTGACAACACT AATGATGGAGCGATGTCATATTCAAGGAACAATCCCTGCAGCATTATTCCGCCTTCCTCACCTAGAGAGAGT GGTATTGAAGAACAACGACATTACTGGCGTACTGGACCTTGGTGCGGTGCAGAGCTCACAACTTCAGCTTGTTGATTTACAGAACAACAATATTTCTGCTCATACTCAGAGGCCTGGAGATAAAAGTCTCCAACTAAT ACATGCTTACAGACCAAAGTAA